In Triticum aestivum cultivar Chinese Spring chromosome 5B, IWGSC CS RefSeq v2.1, whole genome shotgun sequence, the following proteins share a genomic window:
- the LOC123112424 gene encoding DNA-directed RNA polymerases II, IV and V subunit 11, whose translation MNAPDRYERFVVPEGTKKVSFEKDTKIMNAASFTIEREDHTIGNILRMQLHRDPNVHFAGYKLPHPLQYKIIVRIHTASQSSPTQAYTQAINDLDKELENLKQAFEDEKTRFEERMKQGY comes from the exons ATGAATGCCCCTGACCGCTATGAGCGCTTCGTCGTGCCAGAGGGCACGAAGAA GGTATCATTTGAAAAGGATACAAAGATCATGAATGCTGCATCTTTCACTATTGAACGTGAGGACCACACCATCGGCAACATCCTCCGCAT GCAGCTGCACAGGGACCCAAATGTTCACTTTGCTGGCTATAAGCTCCCTCATCCCCTTCAGTACAAGATCATTGTTAGG ATCCATACTGCAAGCCAATCCTCCCCAACTCAGGCATATACCCAGGCAATCAATGATCTAGACAAGGAGCTTGAGAACCTGAAGCAAGCTTTTGAG gatgagaagacccgatTCGAGGAAAGGATGAAGCAGGGCTACTAG
- the LOC123116409 gene encoding uncharacterized protein: MGCGYVVISIFLCFSFTPYCITLAKSTDVGGNLQMNKKNTTLFRHMPFPFVKNQDGGGNIISHYAMWRTRPGGFYGLRAEISIWGSPNQEYSQDSGASIQIYCQDGGHYNLIEAGFHVSPSLYHNRDVRFFTYWTKDFKSAGCYNLRCKGFVPASGAALVPGQAVTPPSSYGEYDHYVRLSPNKDPKSEDWVVYRHDLQTPSFLGYFPVQLCSGTPRIEALTGFVNYLKSTHGPPMGSGHFPDEKDDDKTTAYFRHVKNYDSKGRAFEPVTVNMTPLVDKPDCYTETDFLPGINKGYHFHYGGPSGCVG, translated from the exons ATGGGTTGTGGTTATGTTGTCATATCAATCTTTTTGTGCTTTTCGTTCACGCCTTACTGCATCACTTTGGCTAAATCAACAGATGTAGGTGGCAATTTACAAATGAATAAGAAG aacaccacTCTTTTCAGGCATATGCCTTTTCCGTTTGTCAAAAATCAAGATGGAGGAGGCAATATTATTTCTCAT TATGCTATGTGGCGCACTAGACCAGGAGGATTCTATGGCCTTCGAGCTGAAATTAGTATATGGGGTTCACCAAATCAAGAATACTCTCAAGACTCCGGAGCATCCATACAAATTTATTGTCAAGATGGAGGACACTACAACTTAATTGAAGCCGGGTTTCAT GTATCCCCTTCTTTGTATCATAATAGAGATGTCCGTTTCTTCACATATTGGACG AAGGACTTTAAATCAGCGGGCTGCTACAACTTGCGGTGCAAAGGATTTGTTCCTGCAAGTGGAGCTGCACTAGTGCCTGGGCAAGCAGTTACTCCCCCATCAAGTTATGGCGAGTATGACCACTACGTTAGGCTTAGTCCTAATAAG GATCCCAAATCCGAAGATTGGGTGGTGTACCGTCACGATTTGCAAACCCCGTCGTTCTTGGGTTATTTTCCAGTGCAACTTTGTTCTGGAACACCGCGTATAGAAGCATTGACTGGATTTGTCAATTACTTAAAAAGTACTCATGGTCCTCCAATGGGTAGTGGTCACTTTCCTGATGAGAAGGATGATGACAAGACAACAGCGTACTTCAGGCATGTTAAGAACTACGACTCCAAAGGTCGCGCTTTCGAACCAGTTACAGTTAATATGACCCCTTTAGTTGACAAGCCGGATTGTTACACGGAAACTGATTTCCTTCCTGGTATCAACAAGGGGTACCATTTTCACTATGGTGGACCAAGTGGTTGTGTTGGTTGA